The Carassius gibelio isolate Cgi1373 ecotype wild population from Czech Republic chromosome B19, carGib1.2-hapl.c, whole genome shotgun sequence genomic interval CTGTTTGGAATGAAATTGAATAACATTTCAATTGTCTTTTTTGCAGATACTACATAAGATTTTGCTGGAAAAGCATGATTTACTAGTAAAATATAAAGGATGGTTTCAGGTTAGCGCAGCAAGTGTCTAGTGGAGGACCTAAAGTAAGATGTCCTAGCCAACATCGCACTGCCCTCTAGTGGCATTCCTCCAGCATTAGTTCAGACACGCCTGCCTGACATTTTCGACTAAATCAGAAGACACTGATGTTCAacttcatgtgtgtttgattagtttCTCTGTAAAAGGAGAAATCAAGATGAGTAGGGCTAATCAATCTGCTCCTTAAGAAATAACACTGCCTCATTCACTGATCTAGTACTGAGTTCATCAAGCAAACCTTCTTAAACTTGGTTTTGTGACCTAAATAGGCAAAATTAATAAACAGATGtacaaatctaataaataatGGTATAGCTGCAATCtacatattaaaaacaattagtAAGCGAAGCAGACTGGAAAGATTGGCTGTTTTTCTATTGCATAACAGTGCTAGTTCCTCCTGTAAGTTCTACATTTGGTTCTCTTTAGCAGCCTGTGATTGGGAGAAGCCCTCCTCCGCTAAGTGCACGATGACCAGCGACTGACAGGTCTGTGGAGGCGGGGCTAAGCAAAGTACATGGTCCTCAGAGTGTCGTGATGGATTTGTACAGCTTTGGCCAGGGCCTGGGGGTCTCGGCCATTACTCTGACCCGACACGTGGCTGCCTTCCGCACTGTGAAAGAGGACAAAGAAATGAGCAGAGGCATACATTTACACTATGAAATTCATTTACTTTGACATACAAAGGAGATACAAATTTACACAATACGCGCACTACCATTAAACTTTTTCCTAAACTTAATCCTAAACTTTTGAAAAAAACGTACACTGTACACAGTAGTAAAGTGCAAACATCAGTatataaaaactgattaaaaagtgTTAActtgaaacataaataaaaaagaaaaaaataattcctTTTTAAACACTCAAGAGTTGTGAAGATGTCTAGATAAAATACTACTTTTATATGGTATTGCAACACAAATCTGTGACTGGCTGAATCTGAGTCTGTCTTTTAGGTGGTTGGCTTGAATAATTCAACTTCCCGAAATCAAACCATccctctgaatcattgaaatgaAGAATACTGGCTCACTGTGGCAAAGAAACACCTGCTGCAACCAAGAATATGCAAAGCctattcaaatcaaaatgattGACAGCTTccaaaatttaaatcaaatagAACATTTCTATTTATAGACACAAAGACGGCGACAATCAGGCCGGTAAATCCATCACCTGTCGTGCTCTTTATCCACTAAATGGTAGCGGGCTCTAAAGGCCACTAGGTGGGCATAGTAGGCAGGCGCAGGGATGGAAACGGAGCGGGTACAGCGCACATATGTGTGGCACAGCTGGTAGGTCAAGAGCTGGAATTCATCGGCTGTAAAGCAGTTGTCGTCCCATAGCACATGGTAGTGTGAAGGTCGGCTTGTACCCTGGTTAAAAAGGTTTAATCAATTAGATGAAATGCATTATGTTTAATTCTTCCAAATTGTGTAACGTTAAATGGATTGAATAACTCAATCAATCAAATCATTTGATttgataaaacaacaaaaacaaggcctaatattaattaatacagtTCTTATGTCTGTGTTCATACCTGTATTCCAGCATGGCTGCACAGATAAAagtcaaattcataaggatgggTGATATCAGTGTCCACTGTGGTACCTGCTGGTATGTTACCACTGCGGCCCAcctttataaataatatgaaaagtGAGTGcgcgataaataaataaaaaatagtaggAAAAAGTGAGGAAAACATGACAAAGCTTTTAGGAGAAGTCTCTCGTATTCACCCTTTCAGTGCGGTCAGCGCAGAAGAGACGAGTGTGGTGACGCTTCTGCACAACAATGTAAGTAATTCCTGGTTGATATTCCTTCTCGAGGCTGATGCAAGCTTCACGTATGGCCAACAACTCGTAGTACAGCACCTATAAATAAAGATGTAAAATACAGTTCAAGAATACTAAGGAATATAGCAGGGCTGCATGATAATCGTTATTATTGTAGTCACTTTTTATAAATTTCTTTTTCGATTTCATCAGAACTCCAACTTGAATGGGTTATTTTTCCTCATCTAGATGTATTATATTATCATATGAATGAACACattaaaactgaacaaaacaaGTTCTCTCAAAAGCTAAAACATAGCAAACAGCGCAGTTAACCACGTGAAAAAATTACACTTTGATTTAAGAAAAATATCGCAGTGGAGATTGCgccaaacttacatttttgatAGTGTTTTCAGCTCATCAGCGCTTTTTTTCTTAAAGCAAAGAAATGTGAGCATAGTTAAAAGGTTGGGAAGAAAATTTATCCATTTAGGAGAAAAGCTCCAATTAGTGGACTTTAAACTTTTCAGATCTGGCAACTGCAATCATTAAAACTTGTGGAGTTTTGTTACCGTTGCAAGATGTTaatgttaaatgaaaatgaaacattttactgATATATAACCAGCTGGCAAATATCACAATTATGCTTAAATCAAGAGAAATCACAATTAAAATCCATTTAAACATCTCATGAGACTCTTTTGACCACATGCAGTGGAAGCTAAGCGAAGAGAGGGGACCTCTGGAGGATCTCACCTGTCTGAACTGTCCCTCAGAAACACCGTCCCTGTAGAAGATGATTCTGGTGGGTTTGTAGTGGGTGGACTTGTAGAACTGGATGAGCAGCTCTCGCACCATGGACGCCAGGTCCTGAATCACCTCCTGTCTGGGCCTCTGAACACGGACGGTAGCACAGTACCTGCTGGGGTGAGCGTCCATGCTGCCCACCACCTGTTCAGCAACAAATATGAAGTGAGGAGgagcaaaaaaaacaacagtatttCTTTGAAATATCCAACCTAACAATCAAACTTTCAGGTCCATAATGAGGGTATGATTTTAGGGTTTgcaaatgatttttttccttcacaAATGTGCATGATGTGATTAAATTGTAAAGAACATAACAAAAAGGCATGTATATGTGGTCTATCTCACAGCTGCAATGGAGGGTTTCTTCCCATCTCCTGCAGGCGGATGAGTGACATCAGCTCCCAGAAAAATGACAGGCTGCTGGAATACAGTTGGGCTGAAAATCAAACAACAAATCCACATAAACAAGGCGTTTGGAACATTTAGGGGCATTTTGTCTTAAACAGTGAAACCAAGTTTTCAGTGTAAATGGATTCATTTTATTCTCTTACCGCTGATGGGGAACCAGTATGTTGTTGATGCCACCCAGTTTGACGTTGATCTTGAGACAGAGGTTGGAGAGGGTCTGAGGGGAGGTTTTCACCACGTTCTTCACCTGAACGCACTGAGTGGCCATTCCCAGAAGAGTGTCTCCAACACGTTTCACTTCAGCTGGAGAAAGAGAGGGAAGACTTCAGTGCAACAAGTGAGGAGCTCAAAGAACATATCATGTGAGAGCAGACTTatgtgaagtaaatccacaccaaaatgaccaaaaaatatCGGTCCGTAAATAGTTACCATAGACAGGAGTCTTCCCAGGTAAAATGACGATGATGAGTTGGAGGCCAGCGTAGGTGTTCTTCAGGTGGCGGAACATGGGCTCCACATTATCTGCACCCTGAGCGTATTTGCAGAAACATGGCTGGCCCTGTATGGGCATCCCTGCATCCTTAGAGATCTTCCGGAGCTGGTCCGTAAAGCCCCTGCAAAAAAGACACTtcagtatttcttttttaattccaTTAATAAATGGTGCTTTGTTAAAGACCAAAAGATGGAAAAAGCTTTACTTGAGAACTTCCTCTCTGCATTGTCTCTGAGTGGCAAAGCAAGCAATGGCCCACATCTTGATCTCCACACCAGTATGAAACTGCTTGCCTCTCATATCCCACACTCCATGACTTGGGGTGGCTACTGTACGATTCTGTAACACATGGATAACTTAACTTGTTGAGATCAAATAGTATATGAACTTAAACAGTGTTGGGCCAAACTTACAGTATATGTACTTTTATACAGCTGTTAcaatgaaaaacatcaaagttCTCACTGCGGGAGCTCTACAAATGCTCCACGATGTCTTTCAATATGACTTTCAAACTACTTAATTTTGTGCTccagaaaacagaaaagaaaaaaagttatcatTTATTCAAACTGTTGACATTCTAAACTTTTTGAATTTCCTTTCTACTATGGAACACAAAGGAATTTTTAAAAGGACTGTTaatctaaaaatgaaacaaaGAACACCATAAAATTAGTCTAAACAACCATATTTCTACTTTTGTGTTTCGCAGCAGtaattcatacaggttttgaatgacatgaggatgtACAAAATACTGACTTTCCATGCTTTACTTCTTAATTATATTTTTGGTGAataatacctaaaaaaaaattttttttttaaataaaaataaataaaccaataacAATAATGAAATAACTAAAGCACATTAAATGCTACATTAAAAGCCATATAAATAGCCACACATTCACAAAAATGCAAAGGCAAATCAATGGTATAAAAGATATAGGAAGCAAGCAATCACACACAAGCAACAAACCTCATAGCAATAAAATATCAGCAACTCCTCCCACATGTAGACATTAAAATTAGCacacaaaattataattataaatgtaaaatcaagCCTCCAACAATGACCAATTTCTAGCCTTctactcaaacacaaacacacaaacagtgcATGATGAAAGGGAATGGGAATACCATAAAGTGTTCAGAGCTCACCCTGCCGCCGTACTGCAGCATAGGGGCGGGCAGGACACGACCCGTCACCTCCGCCATCTCATCCCGCACACGGAACTGAAACTCCTGCACGAAGGGGTCCGAGTTGTAGTTGGCACTGCGCACCtacattttcagaaagattgagaTTTGAGACTGCTTGAAAATCCTTTTTTGGGATTTTGTCTGGCTAATATGAAGAATTTCTATGATACCAACATTTTGGTAGTGTACATGAAGAAATAGGCCTACTACAGCATCAGGCAACACACTGAACTCACCAGTCTGCTGATCTCCTCCTGTCTGTCCGGTGCCGAGCGGGCCGTGGCTTTGATCATGGTGGAGGTTTGGTTGTCCGTTAATTTTTTAATACAGCGCTGGCCTGCCACAATGTTACACACCTGAGTGATAGAGAGGACGGTCAATTTTGACACCTTGAATTGAGACATCTTAAAAGCGTCTAGACGTGAATCCATAAATCAGTGAAGAGAAGGAATTGGTAAATAATTTAACTGATCAGCTGTCTTGACTCTAACCTCTAAAGGCAGGTATGTGTGCTTCTGCTCTTGCCCTACTTGCAGGCAGGGCAGATGGGGGTACTTGAGCTGTAAGTTGTACTTTTCCCTGAAGTATTGTGCCACGGTTCTCTCCACGGTCTCGCCATTTTCCAACTGCAATGGAAACCTGACACAGCAaaacaaaaattctaaaaaagtTAATGGAGACCTGGGGGTGAATAGCTTTGAacaaaaaagcataaaaacattctgaaaatgtTCTCATCAGTTTTTGTactttagaatcagaatcagaatcagaatcagaatcagaatgagctttattgccaggtatgtacacatacgaggaatttgttttcgtgacagaagctccgcagtacaacagaatgacagcgacagaacataaaacacataataaaagaataaaaaatacaaataagtagagagtgaataacaatatacaaatgacaattgtaggcaagtatattacaaaatgaagttatgtatgtacatatatattgtgtgcaaaatttaagtgtatactaagtatgtgtgttagataaataaagtgtgtgtgtatataaatataaagtgtagtgtgtccgccgttattataagctgttcataagatggattgcctgagggaagaaactggtcctgtgtctggtcgttctagtgctcagtgctctgtagcgtcgaccagatggcaacagttcaaagagggagtgtgctggatgtaaggggtccagagtgattttgacagccctttttctcactctggataagtacagttcttgaatagatgggagggttgaaccgatgattcgctcagcagtccggactaccttctgtagtcttctgaggtcagatttagaagctgagctgaaccagacagttactgaagtgcagaggatggattcaatgatggtggagtagaactgtttcagcagctcctgtggcaggttaaacttcctcagctggcggagaaagtacaacctctgctgggcctttttcacaatggagtcaatgtgaatgtcccacttcaggtcctgagagatagaggtgcccaggaacctgaatgactccactgcagtcacagtgctgttcatgatggtgagtggggggagtgcaggggggtctctcctgaagtccacgatcatctccactgttttgagggtgttaagctccaggttgttgagactgcaccagacagccagctcttttacctcctgtctgtaaccagactcgtcaccgtcctgaatgaggccgatgagtgtggtgtcatctgcaaacttcaggagcttgacagaggggtccttagatgtgcaatcgttggtgtagagggagaagagcagtggggagagaacacagccctggggagctccggtgctgattgtacgggtgctggatgtgtattttcccagcctcactagctgctgcctgtctgtcaggaagctgttgatccactgacagactgaggtgggcacggagagctgatttagtttgggcaggaggaggtttgggatgatcgtgttgaaagccgagctgaagtccacaaacaggatcctcacataagtccccggtctgtctaggtgttgcagaacataatgcagtccaatgtttactgcatcgtccacagacctgtttgctctgtaggcaaactgaagaggatccagcaagggcccagtgatgtccttcaggtggcccagcaccagtttttcaaatgacttcatgactacagacgttagagccacaggcctgtagtcatttagtcctgtaattttgggtttcttagggatggggatgatggtggaacgtttgaggcatgaagggacttcgcacagctccagcgatctgttgaagatctgtgtgaagatgggggccagctggtcagcacaggatttcagacaggctggtgttacacaatctgggcctggtgcttttttccttttctgcttccggaagacctggcgcaccgcatcctcgctgatctgaattgcaggtgtgggggagaggggggatgcaggaggtgagaatggtgagagtgcttgattggagaggtgttcaggatgggttgcaggagctgttaatggtgtgaacggtagtttggagaggcattcagggctggttgcaggagttgtgaagggtgtgaatggttgttgggggaggcgttcagggcaggtgatgggtgttctttcaaacctgcagtaaaactcgttcagatcgtctgccagtcgttgattctctacagtgctggggggtggtgtcttgtaattggtgatcttctttagacttttccacactgatgcggagtcgttggaagtgaactgagtccttattttttcagaataattcctctttgccactttgatctccttttccaatgtgtatttagcctgtttatacaagacattgtcccccttcacgtaagcatcttctttggcctgacggagctgtctgagttttgcagtgaaccacggtttgtcattattgtaaattagttgagtctttgtaggaatacacatatcctcacagaaactgatatatgatgttacggtctctgtgagttcatccagatcggtggcagcagcttcaaaaacactccaatcagtgaggtcaaaacaagattgtaaaacctgctctgcttcattagtccatctttttacagtccttgatacaggtttagctgattttagtttctgcctgtaggacggtataagatgaaccagaaggtgatcagaacgtcccaaagctgctcgtggaacagagtgaaatgcatcctttattgtggtgtaacagtgatccaatatattactgtctcttgtgggacatgtaacatgctgtctgtattttggcagttcacgggacagattggctttattaaagtccccgagaatgattaaaacagagtccgggtgttgttgttctgtctctgtgatctgatcagcgagtttctgtaaagctgagctcacatgcgcttggggatggatgtaaacactgaccagaatgaacgagtgaaactcccgcggcgaatagaacggcttgcagttaatgaagagtgtttcgagatttgagcagcacgtcttctttaacacagttacatctgtacaccaccgttcattgatgtaaaagcatgtcccgccgccacgcgatttccccgttgattctgtgtcacgatccgctctaaacagctgaaagcccggcagatggagcgtgctgtccggtatggtgtcattcagccaggtttccgtgaaacacagagcagcagagtgtgtgaaatccttattagtccgagaaagcagaaggagttcgtccgttttgttgggtagagagcggagatttgccagatggatgctaggcaacggcgttcgaaatccgcgcttcctgagtctgacgagcgctcccgcccgcttcccccgtctgcgcgtcctgaagcgcttgatcagcgcagccgctcctccgataacaacgttcagtaaaacgtctgaataattgaaatccggtaaaatatcctgtggtgtgttctgccgaatgttcagcagttcttccctggtgaaactgatggcagcaATATAAccaaagacaggacaaactaacaaaaacacaaaaacatatgcggagctcgtcacggaggcagccatcctgtatcggcgccaggtaaatttaaaagaacagttcacccaaaaatgaaaatctgctggATATTACACATGCTCGGCCCATTTAAGATTTATacaagtttgtttgttcattgaacatcacttgctctccaaaggatcctctgcagtgaatgggtgccttcaccattggtgagcaagtgatgtaatgcttcaCTATAACAAACAGGACAGTAAAATATGGTCTTTTTTGACACAGTACAGACGTATTGGCCTGCTAACTGAGATACAATAAAACCTCACATTCTCATAAGAGATATAATTAGCAATAGATATTCAATACACTTACGTTTGGTGACTGGCTGGTCGACGAGTAACATTACACACCCTGTACTTCCTCCGCATGGTGCCACAGTGGGTGACCTCCACCTTTAGACCTGATGGGAGGAGAAGATCGAATTTACATCACAATACAGATGCAACTGGTCAGTTTACAGCTCAGAGTATTCTGACtattaaatacagtacagataaatattacatattaaatagtTTCAATCCCAGTTGCAAATGCAATTTATCCAAAGTTAAgttatttgtaaaaaaagaagaatttccTTTCCATGTTTCTCCTAAACAAAATTGTCACTTACACCTGTCACTCACATCTGTGTGTTTACATCTAACTATATAgatatctatctctctctcatattatatatatatatatatatatatatatatatatatatatatatatataatcccaaaatgtgcataaaaatgtgTAACCTGGCTACTGATCTATAGCATTtaacattcatgcatttttaaatacttttttttttaagtctgaatttatttgattaaaaaatgcaataaaaaaatgtaatatgaaatgGTTACAAATTCAAacaactgttttattttaatatgtaatttattcctgtgagtgcaaagctgaattttcacgttgtgtttattcaggattctttaatgaatagaaatgactcGGTTCTTCTGTTCACACAAACCTTTGATCTCTTTGGTGAATTTGACTCTGTGGGAATCAGTGAGAGGTCGAGGCTGCTCATCGATGTTGTGGATATCCAGGACCTCACACATGAACTGAATCACAGGTTGAGCTTTGTAGAATGCAGTGGCAGACACTGTGCAGTAAATAAAACATGGTCAGTGTTACACTATTAGTTAATGAAATAGTTAACAAGTCATTTGCAGGTGCTTTTTCCATTTACAATGCTTTTAAAAGTGGGACTATCTATTTGTCTGACCAATGCCAGATAAAATCGTAATGAAATGAATCAAAGTCAATAATGGCATTATTATTTTGGTATTATTTGATCTGATCTTTTATAACCACTGTCCAGATCATTTAACTGGATAATTCAGACCAAAATGGTTTGACCTATAATAACACTCTGACTTACCATCAATGTTCAACATCATTTTCCACATAGCTGGACGCACTGATTGGTGGAAGCCAAACCACACCTCCCTCCCCCCACCCAGTGGGTGATCATAGCCCTCGGGGGAAGAGAAAAAAGATCGTCCCACTGGGGTGTACCTGAAGTGAGAGAAGACAAACACTGTTGTTACCAGCAGAATAAACATGTGCAGTCCTAAATTATCCTTAGTCAACCGCTTACTGTTTATGCTACACTAATCTACAACAAAACACTTTCAGTCTCATTTCACTAGTTATGCACTGTATTGTTAAAGGCATAAAAATCACTTAATGCTTTTCTCATTGTATTAAATGCCCTTTATGATCAGGTAACGGTACTCATGGGAACACTTACTTCATAGAGGGCAGATGGCGCATAACAACATCCACAGCGTGTACGGGATTGGTGCTGATTGGCTTATCCAGGTTCAGAGGATCAGGTGTGCTCCGCCCAGTGAGGACCTCATGCAACAAGTGCCAACTGACCAGTGACACAAACTTAATGGTGACCTTAAACAGCCTGTCCTTCCCACCTTCACCTGGCAAGGTCACATCCAGGTCCACCTTCAAATAGTACACAAATGTACAGTACAATTTTTAACACCAATTTATAAATGCGTTTTATTTAGTCACAcaggttaaaataataaaaagaaatgatcaTGAAAAAGGTTTTAAAAGTATTAGATGTTTGAGATGAGCAGGAGGTTGCCGCACTGGGATTTCTTCTGCAGGGTGTATTTGGAGTTTCAGTGCAAGAGCGCCCTCTGGCTTTTGGAaggagatttactactgatcacagagccattgttcactGAAAGACATATAAATCCCAGCTTCTGCCTTCTCGCGATTTACTGCCTTTGCAATTTCATTTCGATTTATCGTGATGCCCTAACATAAATCATTAACGGattaacaaaatgaaagaaaatcccTATAGCAgttgctgaataaacagaagattgaattgctttcattaattcaacgtgactaataaacaTACAACTACGGCAATATATGAAGTATCGGAGttcttataattattataaattgtcattataataaataataatgcaatgctaatcgaCTTTATAATGGTTTAGAATACTATAAAATATGTTCCGTGCCTTATTTCTGTTTAAGAAGCCATATCATCtaacagaaggatttatttcaaacacattattaagtaaatttggagtaaaaacattattaaatgagGTATTTTCATGagctttcaaatggagcagcatttactacatagAGCCATAGTTCTCTGAGAAACTAGGCAAACAGCTTTCATTATCTTACATGATAATGCAGCAGATGATATCTGACATTACATTCCTGcgataatgaataaaatatgatattACATAGTTTGTCATCGAACTACAGTTCTGTGTTGTAAATTCTGCTCCAACTGAAAGCGTGATGTGATAAGtattactattaatcacagaaccgaCTTTACTTACGAGTTGTGCATGACTATTGCATGCGGTTTATTGCACATCCCTaatttaagtgaaatatattttgtGCATAGGCCTATATGTTTCTTTTTATGTATAAAGTTTCATTCTGTTTTCTCCATTAACAGAAGCGCTGTAGGTGCGTTATGTGACCTTGTTGAATCCGTGTTCTATACTATCCTGCAACTTTTGCTGGTTTCAATACACACAATAAGCTGTATTACATGCCACtcgttttcatttaattgtaggCCTAATGCGTGGTGTTTCCTTGGTTAAACTTATTTATAGCTTAGTCAAGGACATTTCACTCATTGGATGCTTCAACGTCGCATTTGCATAGGCTTCTTAAATTTGTGATTGGTGACTGGTTTCTATTTTCGATTTCTGCTTCTATTCCTGGTTATCTTTTGTTTTCGTATCGTAATTTAATTCATTTCC includes:
- the ago3b gene encoding protein argonaute-3 isoform X1, encoding MEIGTTGAVGAAPLFSVPRRPGYGTMGKPIKLLANCFQVDIPKMDVYLYDVDIQPEKCPRRVNREVVDSMVQHFKVTIFGDRRPVYDGKKSLYTAQPLPVATGGVDLDVTLPGEGGKDRLFKVTIKFVSLVSWHLLHEVLTGRSTPDPLNLDKPISTNPVHAVDVVMRHLPSMKYTPVGRSFFSSPEGYDHPLGGGREVWFGFHQSVRPAMWKMMLNIDVSATAFYKAQPVIQFMCEVLDIHNIDEQPRPLTDSHRVKFTKEIKGLKVEVTHCGTMRRKYRVCNVTRRPASHQTFPLQLENGETVERTVAQYFREKYNLQLKYPHLPCLQVGQEQKHTYLPLEVCNIVAGQRCIKKLTDNQTSTMIKATARSAPDRQEEISRLVRSANYNSDPFVQEFQFRVRDEMAEVTGRVLPAPMLQYGGRVSSEHFMNRTVATPSHGVWDMRGKQFHTGVEIKMWAIACFATQRQCREEVLKGFTDQLRKISKDAGMPIQGQPCFCKYAQGADNVEPMFRHLKNTYAGLQLIIVILPGKTPVYAEVKRVGDTLLGMATQCVQVKNVVKTSPQTLSNLCLKINVKLGGINNILVPHQRPTVFQQPVIFLGADVTHPPAGDGKKPSIAAVVGSMDAHPSRYCATVRVQRPRQEVIQDLASMVRELLIQFYKSTHYKPTRIIFYRDGVSEGQFRQVLYYELLAIREACISLEKEYQPGITYIVVQKRHHTRLFCADRTERVGRSGNIPAGTTVDTDITHPYEFDFYLCSHAGIQGTSRPSHYHVLWDDNCFTADEFQLLTYQLCHTYVRCTRSVSIPAPAYYAHLVAFRARYHLVDKEHDSAEGSHVSGQSNGRDPQALAKAVQIHHDTLRTMYFA
- the ago3b gene encoding protein argonaute-3 isoform X2, with translation MEIGTTGAVGAAPLFSVPRRPGYGTMGKPIKLLANCFQVDIPKMDVYLYDVDIQPEKCPRRVNREVVDSMVQHFKVTIFGDRRPVYDGKKSLYTAQPLPVATGGVDLDVTLPGEGGKDRLFKVTIKFVSLVSWHLLHEVLTGRSTPDPLNLDKPISTNPVHAVDVVMRHLPSMKYTPVGRSFFSSPEGYDHPLGGGREVWFGFHQSVRPAMWKMMLNIDVSATAFYKAQPVIQFMCEVLDIHNIDEQPRPLTDSHRVKFTKEIKGLKVEVTHCGTMRRKYRVCNVTRRPASHQTFPLQLENGETVERTVAQYFREKYNLQLKYPHLPCLQVGQEQKHTYLPLEVCNIVAGQRCIKKLTDNQTSTMIKATARSAPDRQEEISRLVRSANYNSDPFVQEFQFRVRDEMAEVTGRVLPAPMLQYGGRNRTVATPSHGVWDMRGKQFHTGVEIKMWAIACFATQRQCREEVLKGFTDQLRKISKDAGMPIQGQPCFCKYAQGADNVEPMFRHLKNTYAGLQLIIVILPGKTPVYAEVKRVGDTLLGMATQCVQVKNVVKTSPQTLSNLCLKINVKLGGINNILVPHQRPTVFQQPVIFLGADVTHPPAGDGKKPSIAAVVGSMDAHPSRYCATVRVQRPRQEVIQDLASMVRELLIQFYKSTHYKPTRIIFYRDGVSEGQFRQVLYYELLAIREACISLEKEYQPGITYIVVQKRHHTRLFCADRTERVGRSGNIPAGTTVDTDITHPYEFDFYLCSHAGIQGTSRPSHYHVLWDDNCFTADEFQLLTYQLCHTYVRCTRSVSIPAPAYYAHLVAFRARYHLVDKEHDSAEGSHVSGQSNGRDPQALAKAVQIHHDTLRTMYFA